A genomic stretch from Geothermobacter hydrogeniphilus includes:
- a CDS encoding YceD family protein encodes MFTINWEKIPEQGLSAAADVSVEDLVALTALQDQGVCRFVTPIAASLDAHWVSELLQVSGHVSCDAVLSCSRCLKEFNQHLEGGFDLTFARQLPEISMTEDEEGEGVELTADDLGLVYAPGDVIELHDIFAEQLILALPTKPLCDDSCAGLCARCGQDLNRGDCGCRNNDFNNRFAALKNLKLNKE; translated from the coding sequence TTGTTCACGATCAACTGGGAAAAGATACCGGAGCAGGGGCTGTCGGCCGCTGCTGATGTGTCAGTGGAGGACCTCGTCGCCCTGACTGCTCTGCAGGATCAGGGTGTCTGTCGATTTGTCACCCCGATCGCGGCCAGTCTTGATGCCCACTGGGTTTCAGAACTGTTGCAGGTGAGCGGTCATGTCAGTTGTGATGCTGTTCTTTCCTGCAGTCGTTGTCTGAAAGAGTTCAACCAGCATCTTGAGGGTGGATTCGATCTGACCTTTGCCCGTCAGTTGCCCGAGATCAGCATGACCGAGGATGAGGAGGGCGAGGGCGTTGAACTCACCGCCGATGATCTCGGCCTGGTTTACGCTCCCGGGGATGTCATCGAGCTGCATGACATTTTCGCGGAACAACTGATTCTTGCCCTGCCGACGAAGCCGTTGTGCGACGATTCTTGCGCCGGACTCTGCGCCCGTTGCGGACAGGATCTGAACCGGGGTGACTGCGGCTGCCGGAATAATGATTTCAACAACAGGTTTGCGGCATTGAAAAACCTGAAACTCAATAAGGAATGA
- the htpG gene encoding molecular chaperone HtpG, with protein MTKKAKVEQGEISIHTENIFPIIKKWLYSEHEIFLRELVSNAVDAIHKLQHVNLVEGLQLSDEYAVDIEVDKDAGTLTVRDNGIGMTADEVRKYINQIAFSSAEEFVSRFKDLEDKKQIIGHFGLGFYSAFMVADKVEIRSLSYAEGAEGVHWSCDGSTSYELRSFPKAERGTDIILHLSDDTKEFLEPARLREVLKRYCNFLPLPIRLAGETINDCEPLWSRTPSEVSDEQYLEFYRKLYPLAEDPLFWIHLNIDFPFNLKGIVYFPRLTNEFDVTASHIKLFCNQVFVSDDCRELIPEFLTPLQGCLDAPDLPLNVSRSYLQNEPQVRKIQEVLAGRVAGKIVELAKDLESFGPIWEDIHTFVKFGMMKDEKFYKKLADKVVFRTTGEEKYTTLDAYLERAKEKHAGKVFYTSDEAAQAPYLKLFADQGFEVLKLEAMIDSHFIQFLEMKNSEVKFERIDADIADGLLDTEAGSEIASGKDQKTLSEALQEFFGKVLDIKGLKVRVEALRDAAVPGVVLLNEQTRRFKEMTRAMGDAEPDLFAEHTLLVNAASPVAKNIRALQEAGDQETAELLARQVYDLACLSQRSFDKDRMEAFLERSGRILQLAGEKG; from the coding sequence ATGACGAAGAAGGCGAAGGTTGAACAGGGCGAAATCTCCATCCATACCGAGAATATTTTTCCCATCATCAAGAAATGGCTTTACAGCGAGCACGAGATCTTCCTGCGGGAACTGGTGTCCAACGCGGTTGATGCCATTCACAAACTGCAGCATGTCAATCTCGTTGAGGGGCTGCAGCTCAGTGACGAGTACGCCGTCGACATCGAGGTCGACAAGGATGCCGGCACCCTGACCGTTCGGGACAACGGTATCGGCATGACGGCCGACGAGGTCCGCAAGTACATCAACCAGATCGCTTTTTCGTCGGCGGAAGAGTTCGTTTCCCGTTTCAAGGATCTGGAAGACAAGAAACAGATCATCGGCCATTTCGGGCTCGGTTTCTATTCGGCCTTCATGGTCGCCGACAAGGTGGAGATTCGTTCTCTCTCCTACGCCGAAGGTGCCGAAGGGGTTCACTGGAGCTGCGACGGCTCGACCAGCTACGAACTGCGTTCCTTCCCCAAGGCGGAGCGCGGCACTGATATCATCCTTCATCTCTCCGACGATACGAAGGAGTTCCTCGAACCGGCGCGCCTGCGTGAAGTCCTCAAGCGCTACTGTAATTTCCTGCCGCTGCCGATCCGCCTGGCCGGGGAGACGATCAACGATTGCGAGCCGCTCTGGAGCCGCACCCCGAGCGAGGTCAGCGACGAGCAGTACCTCGAATTCTATCGCAAGCTCTACCCGCTGGCCGAGGATCCGCTGTTCTGGATCCACCTCAATATCGACTTCCCCTTCAATCTCAAGGGAATCGTCTACTTCCCGCGGTTGACCAACGAGTTTGACGTCACCGCCAGCCACATCAAGCTGTTCTGCAACCAGGTGTTCGTCTCCGACGACTGCAGGGAGTTGATCCCCGAGTTCCTGACTCCCCTGCAGGGCTGTCTCGATGCTCCCGACCTGCCCCTCAATGTCTCGCGCAGCTACCTGCAGAATGAGCCCCAGGTGCGCAAGATCCAGGAGGTCCTCGCCGGGCGCGTGGCCGGCAAGATCGTCGAACTGGCCAAGGACCTGGAGAGCTTCGGGCCGATCTGGGAGGATATTCACACCTTTGTCAAGTTCGGCATGATGAAGGATGAGAAGTTCTACAAGAAACTCGCGGACAAGGTGGTCTTCCGTACCACTGGCGAGGAAAAATACACCACCCTCGATGCCTACCTGGAGCGCGCCAAAGAGAAGCACGCGGGAAAGGTCTTCTACACCAGCGACGAGGCCGCTCAGGCGCCGTACCTGAAGCTGTTCGCCGACCAGGGCTTTGAGGTCCTCAAGCTGGAGGCGATGATCGACAGCCACTTCATCCAGTTCCTGGAGATGAAGAATTCCGAGGTCAAGTTCGAGCGCATCGATGCCGATATCGCCGACGGACTGCTGGATACGGAGGCGGGATCGGAGATCGCCAGCGGCAAGGATCAGAAGACTCTCAGCGAGGCGCTGCAGGAGTTCTTCGGTAAAGTTCTCGATATCAAGGGGCTCAAGGTGCGGGTCGAAGCTCTGCGCGATGCCGCGGTGCCGGGGGTGGTACTGCTCAATGAGCAGACCCGCCGCTTCAAGGAAATGACGCGTGCCATGGGGGATGCCGAACCCGACCTGTTCGCCGAGCACACCCTGCTGGTCAATGCCGCCAGCCCGGTAGCGAAGAATATCCGCGCCCTGCAGGAAGCGGGAGATCAGGAAACGGCCGAACTGCTGGCGCGTCAGGTTTATGACCTCGCCTGCTTGTCGCAGCGCAGCTTCGACAAGGACCGCATGGAAGCATTCCTGGAGCGCAGCGGCAGGATCCTGCAGTTGGCGGGGGAGAAGGGCTGA
- a CDS encoding ferritin-like domain-containing protein has product MSTAQVCHTFEAALEMAIEMENEGYRHYLRGLMIVRDANARDILKEMALDELDHKYALEKALIEGFVGEEHQLQRPVPTMNLDYVLTRRELSPDSGVREALAYAIHLEKNAVDFYQRMARGCAGAPMAEMFEKIGNDESRHLQKLEDLYETYFLSEN; this is encoded by the coding sequence ATGAGTACAGCCCAGGTTTGTCACACGTTTGAAGCGGCCCTTGAGATGGCCATCGAGATGGAGAATGAAGGTTATCGTCACTACCTGCGCGGACTGATGATTGTCCGGGACGCCAACGCCAGGGATATCCTCAAGGAAATGGCGCTGGACGAACTGGATCACAAGTACGCCCTGGAAAAAGCCCTGATCGAGGGTTTTGTCGGCGAAGAACACCAGCTGCAGAGACCGGTGCCGACCATGAACCTCGACTATGTTCTGACCCGCAGGGAGCTGTCTCCCGACTCCGGAGTGCGTGAGGCTCTGGCCTACGCGATTCACCTGGAAAAGAATGCCGTCGACTTCTACCAGCGCATGGCCCGCGGTTGTGCCGGCGCGCCGATGGCCGAGATGTTCGAGAAGATCGGCAACGATGAAAGTCGGCATCTGCAGAAGCTTGAAGATCTCTACGAGACCTATTTTTTGAGTGAGAACTGA
- a CDS encoding HD domain-containing protein has translation MTGIPQHHPSAAPETHDRRREQRLVNEMMELLVTHFGGELSEEVLDQSIDDLQQAISIGRNCHRGQVRKSGEPYFFHPLRVAHLAARHWMDFPSVIAAILHDVVEDTPMTLDEVEAEFGGEVALLVNGLTKVEDKRLSKEDLKAETYRKQLLAAIEDVRVLCLKFWDRIDNMQTIGALKKGKQLRIAEETRAVYVPLAQHLGMGYVATRLDALALNVIYPARAERYRRALESIQERTAPALRKIRARIQNSLEHHKLNSLQRDRWRPFSIAAARLTARGLATTYTLEILVDRVMDAYLVLGLLHSLYPPIPGKLRDHLNAPSHHGYQALKTTVQAAEHRLRVEITTRKFARFNEAGVLAPGFEFQLANFKKLMRSLFEGESAVDTEGLRLASAQIRVYTPQGELRILPEGSSALDFAFDIHENLGLHAWRARINGKTRLLKARLMDGDQIAIERSDTPSVLPKWLEWAVTPKARNAIRRYLRSKVKKNS, from the coding sequence ATGACAGGAATACCCCAACATCATCCTTCCGCAGCCCCGGAAACACATGACCGGCGTCGTGAACAGCGCCTGGTCAATGAAATGATGGAGCTGCTGGTCACTCATTTCGGCGGAGAATTGAGCGAAGAAGTTCTTGACCAGTCGATTGACGACCTGCAGCAGGCGATCAGCATCGGCCGCAACTGCCACCGCGGACAGGTGCGTAAGTCGGGCGAACCCTATTTCTTCCATCCGCTGCGGGTCGCTCACCTGGCCGCCCGCCACTGGATGGATTTCCCCTCCGTCATCGCCGCCATTCTGCACGACGTGGTCGAAGATACGCCGATGACCCTTGATGAAGTCGAAGCCGAATTCGGCGGGGAGGTGGCGCTGCTCGTCAACGGCCTGACCAAGGTCGAGGACAAGCGTCTCAGCAAGGAGGATCTCAAGGCCGAAACCTATCGCAAGCAGTTGCTGGCGGCGATTGAAGATGTGCGGGTGCTGTGCCTCAAGTTCTGGGACCGGATCGACAACATGCAGACCATCGGGGCGCTGAAAAAGGGCAAACAGCTGCGGATTGCCGAAGAAACCCGCGCCGTCTACGTTCCCCTGGCCCAGCATCTCGGCATGGGTTATGTCGCCACCCGGCTGGACGCGCTGGCGCTGAATGTCATTTACCCGGCGCGGGCTGAGCGGTATCGCCGGGCGCTGGAGTCGATCCAGGAACGCACCGCTCCGGCGCTGCGGAAAATCCGCGCCAGGATCCAGAATTCCCTTGAACATCACAAGCTCAACAGCCTGCAGCGGGACCGCTGGCGGCCCTTTTCCATTGCCGCCGCGCGGTTGACGGCGCGCGGACTGGCAACCACCTACACGCTGGAGATCCTGGTCGACCGGGTGATGGATGCCTACCTGGTCCTGGGCCTGCTGCACAGTCTCTACCCGCCGATTCCGGGCAAGTTGCGTGATCACCTCAATGCCCCCTCGCATCACGGCTACCAGGCGTTGAAGACCACCGTGCAGGCCGCGGAACATCGACTGCGGGTCGAAATCACCACCCGCAAGTTCGCCCGTTTCAACGAGGCCGGGGTGCTGGCGCCGGGTTTTGAATTTCAGTTGGCCAATTTCAAGAAACTGATGCGCTCCCTGTTTGAGGGCGAGTCGGCGGTCGATACTGAAGGCCTGCGGCTGGCTTCGGCCCAGATTCGGGTCTACACGCCGCAGGGCGAACTGCGCATCCTGCCCGAGGGCAGCAGCGCACTTGATTTCGCCTTCGATATTCACGAGAATCTCGGTCTGCACGCCTGGCGGGCCCGGATCAACGGCAAGACCCGACTGCTCAAGGCGCGGCTCATGGATGGTGACCAGATCGCCATCGAGCGCAGCGATACCCCGTCGGTGCTGCCCAAGTGGCTGGAGTGGGCAGTGACCCCCAAGGCGCGTAATGCCATTCGCCGTTACCTGCGCAGCAAAGTCAAAAAGAATTCCTGA
- a CDS encoding secondary thiamine-phosphate synthase enzyme YjbQ, whose translation MKSYRKELWFQIPARRGFVNITADIENCLADSGIAEGLCLVNAMHITASVFINDDESGLHADFERWLEEIAPHQPLDLYRHNLTGEDNGDAHLKRTVMGREVVVAVTEGRLDFGPWEQIFYGEFDGRRRKRVLVKIIGE comes from the coding sequence GTGAAATCATATCGCAAGGAATTGTGGTTTCAAATCCCGGCTCGCCGCGGATTCGTCAACATCACCGCCGATATCGAGAACTGTCTGGCTGACAGCGGCATTGCCGAGGGACTCTGCCTGGTCAATGCCATGCATATTACCGCTTCGGTTTTCATCAACGACGACGAGTCGGGTCTGCACGCCGATTTCGAGCGCTGGCTGGAGGAGATCGCCCCTCACCAGCCGCTGGACCTCTATCGGCACAACCTGACCGGTGAGGATAACGGCGACGCTCACCTGAAGAGGACGGTGATGGGACGCGAGGTGGTGGTCGCGGTCACGGAAGGGCGGCTGGATTTCGGCCCGTGGGAACAGATTTTTTACGGTGAATTTGACGGCAGGCGGCGAAAACGGGTGCTGGTCAAGATCATCGGCGAATAA
- a CDS encoding ATP-binding protein: MILRSIDLESFGRFSRRCFEFRRGLNLVLGPNEAGKSTLMEAVPAILFGVRDKKRYLPWGRGGACRGALQFELAGGSVRVQRDLMTDEVGLEWADQLYQTRRQVSGKASPRGRSLEKKAYLLELQELLGFRDADLFRATLFFGQGDLDLDFGKSLSERIKTLLSGSAEIDYDQVLDDLRESLFSVTRENPWGKDKTRDRQLELAEKELARLDGLLQQSVTARKEFSTIEAELLDLETGLAEDQRELDKGEKYLQWIRTYWQLEEQRSRLEEQFSIAREQQAQQRCLTQERETLRRQLSAVGLSLPEDGSVDLHERLQEARRSLLQLRQLQQEQQRLRLDLADEKKSSMFLICGWTLLVVLGAGFGAWHAQPWRIYALLVGVLLTGPVWAWTIWKRVSRSVRHSELRGKAQLLEQQQQELQRQLDLLEEPLAAAGLAARLDVLDAQLDAWAGHREKLQELREIDSALKVLPTAEELAGTVRRLTRDLALVEERRQQGRNLRPGVDLEAAELADAEAELEQLRRKIAAAEERRNRLWMRRAECGALLAGRPQLEEDRAEVLQDVVRLQGRKRVLALACEVLRDSVSHFRADYLERFAARIGPYLESASDGVYREARLDEDLSISLRDEGGRWKPLTHFSRGTRDAVALAVRLAFVDQFSHGRKLPILLDDALVNLDGNRQARMLKLLKKLSLEHQVILFSHDERLAKRAARERWHVLTLDDGSRAPARPIKEEQNAGQLHLL, encoded by the coding sequence ATGATCCTGCGTTCCATCGACCTTGAGTCCTTCGGCCGCTTCTCGCGACGCTGTTTTGAATTTCGCCGTGGTCTGAACCTGGTGCTGGGGCCCAATGAGGCAGGCAAGTCGACACTGATGGAAGCGGTGCCGGCAATCCTGTTCGGGGTTCGGGATAAAAAACGTTATCTGCCCTGGGGACGGGGCGGCGCCTGTCGCGGAGCCCTGCAATTCGAACTTGCCGGTGGCAGTGTGCGTGTCCAACGCGATCTTATGACCGACGAGGTCGGGCTCGAATGGGCCGATCAGCTCTACCAGACCCGGCGGCAGGTTTCGGGCAAGGCCTCGCCCCGCGGGCGTTCGCTGGAAAAGAAAGCCTACCTGCTGGAATTGCAGGAACTGCTCGGTTTCAGGGACGCGGACCTGTTCCGTGCGACCCTTTTTTTCGGCCAGGGGGATCTCGATCTCGATTTTGGCAAAAGCCTGAGTGAACGTATCAAGACCCTGCTGTCGGGGAGCGCCGAAATCGACTATGACCAGGTGCTTGATGATCTGCGGGAGTCATTGTTCAGCGTGACCCGGGAAAATCCCTGGGGCAAGGACAAGACCCGCGACCGGCAACTGGAGCTGGCCGAAAAGGAGCTTGCCCGCCTCGACGGGCTGCTGCAGCAGTCCGTCACCGCCAGGAAGGAATTCTCCACGATTGAGGCCGAGCTGCTTGATCTCGAAACCGGGCTCGCCGAAGACCAGCGTGAACTGGACAAGGGCGAAAAATATCTGCAGTGGATCAGAACTTACTGGCAGCTGGAGGAGCAGCGGAGCCGCCTGGAAGAACAATTTTCGATCGCGCGGGAGCAGCAGGCGCAGCAGCGGTGTCTGACACAGGAGCGTGAAACCCTGCGGCGTCAACTTTCCGCCGTCGGTCTTTCCCTGCCGGAAGATGGTTCCGTCGATCTGCACGAACGATTGCAGGAGGCCCGTCGTAGTCTGCTGCAGCTTCGGCAACTGCAGCAGGAACAACAACGCCTGCGACTGGATCTCGCCGACGAGAAAAAAAGCAGTATGTTTTTGATTTGCGGTTGGACACTGCTGGTTGTCCTCGGCGCCGGTTTCGGTGCCTGGCATGCTCAGCCGTGGAGGATCTATGCCCTGCTGGTGGGGGTGTTGCTGACCGGGCCGGTCTGGGCCTGGACGATATGGAAACGGGTCAGCCGTTCCGTGCGTCACAGTGAGCTGCGTGGCAAGGCGCAACTGCTTGAACAGCAGCAGCAGGAACTGCAACGGCAACTTGATCTGCTGGAAGAACCCCTGGCCGCGGCGGGTCTTGCCGCGCGGCTGGATGTGCTGGATGCTCAGCTTGATGCCTGGGCCGGTCATCGTGAGAAACTGCAGGAACTGCGGGAGATCGACAGTGCCCTCAAGGTGCTGCCCACCGCTGAAGAACTGGCCGGGACGGTCCGCCGGCTGACGCGCGACCTGGCCCTGGTTGAAGAGCGGCGGCAGCAGGGCCGGAATCTGCGCCCCGGTGTGGACCTGGAAGCGGCGGAACTCGCCGACGCTGAAGCCGAGCTTGAGCAGCTGCGCCGCAAGATCGCCGCCGCCGAGGAGCGGCGCAACCGGCTCTGGATGCGCCGGGCCGAATGCGGAGCTCTGCTTGCCGGACGGCCTCAACTGGAGGAAGACCGCGCCGAAGTGCTGCAGGATGTTGTCAGGTTGCAGGGCCGCAAAAGGGTTCTTGCGCTGGCTTGTGAGGTGTTGCGAGATTCCGTCAGTCATTTCCGGGCCGATTACCTGGAGCGGTTTGCCGCTCGCATCGGTCCCTATCTTGAGTCCGCCAGTGACGGTGTCTACCGGGAGGCGCGTCTGGACGAGGATCTATCCATCAGCCTGCGCGACGAGGGGGGGCGCTGGAAACCGCTCACTCATTTCAGCCGGGGGACGCGTGACGCCGTTGCCCTGGCGGTGCGGCTGGCTTTCGTTGACCAGTTTTCCCACGGCCGCAAACTGCCGATCCTGCTGGATGACGCGTTGGTGAACCTTGATGGCAATCGTCAGGCAAGAATGCTCAAGTTGCTGAAAAAACTCAGTCTTGAGCATCAGGTTATCCTTTTCAGTCATGATGAACGGTTGGCAAAAAGGGCCGCACGGGAACGCTGGCATGTGCTAACATTGGACGACGGGAGCCGGGCTCCCGCCAGACCGATAAAGGAGGAGCAAAATGCCGGACAACTGCATCTTCTGTAA
- the mazG gene encoding nucleoside triphosphate pyrophosphohydrolase produces MKKNLSSNPGETTSPETAIGRLLRIMATLRAPGGCPWDARQTPESLRPYILEEAYETVEAIATGGVDKIRDELGDLLLQVVFQAQIFAEKGEFNFNDIAETISNKLIRRHPHVFADATFQSEEELHRQWDAIKRQERGGNSGSSCYLEDITTNLPALMKAQKLISRMAKNNAPLPQDITSPGPTLSSRDNGSDIHRRIGDLLFSVVNLAEQHGCDAETALLDACERVDAAIHSGESRDEKQLPAADDTGTEPQPSGVPKSNR; encoded by the coding sequence TTGAAGAAAAACCTCTCCAGCAACCCCGGCGAAACGACCTCACCGGAAACCGCCATTGGTCGTCTGCTCCGGATCATGGCCACCCTGCGGGCTCCCGGAGGCTGTCCCTGGGATGCCCGCCAGACCCCGGAAAGCCTGCGACCCTACATTCTTGAAGAAGCCTACGAAACCGTGGAAGCTATCGCCACGGGCGGTGTGGACAAAATCCGTGATGAACTGGGCGATCTGCTGCTTCAGGTTGTTTTCCAGGCACAGATTTTCGCCGAAAAGGGAGAATTCAATTTCAACGATATCGCCGAGACGATCAGCAACAAGCTGATTCGGCGCCATCCTCATGTTTTCGCAGACGCCACATTTCAGAGCGAAGAAGAACTGCATCGTCAATGGGATGCCATCAAGCGGCAGGAACGAGGCGGCAACTCCGGCAGTTCATGCTACCTTGAAGATATCACAACAAACCTTCCCGCCCTGATGAAGGCCCAGAAGCTGATCAGCCGGATGGCAAAGAACAATGCCCCGCTGCCACAGGACATCACGTCCCCGGGTCCGACGTTGTCGTCCCGGGACAACGGATCTGATATCCACCGCCGAATCGGCGACCTGTTGTTCAGCGTCGTCAATCTGGCCGAACAACACGGATGCGATGCCGAAACAGCCCTGCTCGACGCCTGCGAAAGAGTTGATGCCGCGATTCACAGCGGAGAATCACGGGACGAAAAACAGCTGCCGGCAGCAGACGACACCGGGACTGAACCGCAACCTTCCGGAGTCCCGAAATCAAACCGTTGA
- a CDS encoding FxsA family protein, translated as MFITLIVIFILVPILEVYTLIQAGALIGVGPTIALILLTGIAGAWLARSQGLELVQRIQSELTAGRMPTEELIDGAMVLVGGVVLLTPGFWTDLMGFICLVPGTRNLVKKLLRRWFENQRRKGTIQFRRF; from the coding sequence GTGTTCATAACCCTGATAGTCATCTTCATTCTGGTCCCGATTCTCGAAGTCTACACCCTGATTCAGGCAGGGGCCCTGATCGGTGTCGGACCGACCATCGCGCTGATCCTGCTGACCGGCATCGCCGGCGCCTGGCTGGCCAGATCGCAGGGACTGGAACTGGTCCAGCGCATTCAGAGCGAACTGACAGCGGGACGCATGCCGACCGAAGAACTGATCGACGGCGCGATGGTGCTGGTCGGCGGAGTGGTACTGCTGACGCCGGGATTCTGGACTGACCTGATGGGATTCATCTGCCTGGTTCCCGGCACTCGAAACCTGGTCAAAAAACTGCTGCGGCGCTGGTTCGAAAACCAACGCCGCAAAGGGACCATTCAGTTTAGGCGGTTTTGA
- a CDS encoding glucosaminidase domain-containing protein, with the protein MKKTFSLTLIFLLVVPVLLNGGCRDIEASADLSTLIPPKELSPATVDELVAAFESYGYGWDRLEHGVPPLILTRMPSDMDRITDVRSRKKLFFLALLPMALMLNEEIDQQRQELIHILARIEDRQPLSTGQLVDLQELRRYYKVRQNPLTSAAARRELRRRVAPVPPSLLLAQAANESGFGTSRFARDANNLFGEWTFTPGTGLVPAGRPEGASYEVRVFPSIYESLRSYLRNINTHWAYRPLRALRAELLKQGQQVSGTALAAGLELYSARRGAYVDEIRTIIRHNQLQQLARATLRTPLPIQRYRRPGGPVYQVAAQ; encoded by the coding sequence ATGAAGAAAACTTTCAGTTTAACACTGATCTTTCTGCTGGTCGTCCCGGTCCTGCTCAACGGCGGCTGTCGTGACATCGAAGCTTCGGCCGACTTGTCGACCCTCATCCCCCCCAAGGAATTAAGCCCGGCAACCGTTGACGAACTGGTTGCCGCCTTTGAATCCTACGGCTATGGCTGGGACCGTCTCGAACACGGTGTCCCGCCATTGATCCTGACCCGAATGCCATCGGACATGGACCGGATAACGGATGTCCGCAGCAGGAAAAAACTCTTTTTCCTCGCCCTGCTGCCGATGGCGCTGATGCTCAACGAAGAGATCGACCAGCAGCGCCAGGAACTGATTCACATCCTCGCCCGCATCGAGGACCGGCAGCCTCTCAGTACGGGACAACTGGTCGACCTGCAGGAGTTGCGGCGCTACTACAAGGTCAGGCAGAACCCACTGACCAGTGCCGCCGCCCGTCGGGAACTGCGGCGTCGCGTCGCGCCGGTCCCCCCCAGCCTGCTGCTGGCGCAGGCGGCCAACGAATCGGGATTCGGAACCTCCCGCTTCGCCCGAGACGCCAACAACCTGTTCGGCGAATGGACCTTCACCCCGGGAACCGGGCTGGTGCCGGCGGGACGCCCTGAAGGAGCCAGTTACGAAGTTCGGGTTTTCCCCTCCATCTACGAGTCGCTGCGCTCCTACCTGCGCAACATCAACACGCACTGGGCTTACCGACCGTTGCGCGCGCTGCGGGCGGAGTTGCTGAAACAGGGTCAACAGGTTTCGGGGACGGCGCTGGCCGCCGGTCTGGAACTCTACTCGGCCCGCCGCGGCGCCTATGTCGACGAAATCCGTACCATCATCCGCCACAACCAGTTGCAGCAACTGGCCCGGGCAACCCTCCGCACCCCCCTGCCGATCCAGCGCTACCGTCGCCCCGGCGGCCCTGTTTACCAGGTTGCCGCTCAATAG
- a CDS encoding polysaccharide deacetylase family protein: protein MKVFLFLLLILACFQGAAPSRADAGRANIFIYHRFGESRYPSTNISLEDFAAQLDILQREKVPVLPLSEVVGRLRDGRELPEHCAVLTVDDGYRSFLTGAMPLLRRYNFPVTLFVNTDAVGGRNYLSWKDLQALEREGVAIGHHTASHLHMIDHRPGESELAWRQRLRDDLARASAAFSTHLEKRPRIFAYPYGEYSSVVEDLVRQAGFTAAVAQQSGVVSAGTDLFALPRFPMGGPYASPRQFRQKLRMFSLPVEVLSPSGPLLDEGNNPPLLEFRLAGDLVDPRRLQCYVPGQPPAEIQAVPGTQDRFRVRAGLPLAGRRSKYTLTAPLRKGGWAWFSYLWIRPSVPEGGY, encoded by the coding sequence ATGAAAGTCTTTCTTTTCCTGCTCCTGATCCTGGCCTGTTTTCAGGGGGCTGCTCCTTCCCGCGCCGACGCGGGCCGGGCCAATATCTTCATCTATCACCGTTTCGGTGAATCGCGTTACCCCTCAACCAACATCTCTCTTGAGGATTTTGCCGCGCAGCTTGACATTCTGCAGCGGGAGAAGGTCCCGGTTCTGCCCTTGTCCGAAGTGGTCGGACGCCTCCGGGACGGACGGGAACTGCCTGAACATTGCGCCGTTCTGACCGTGGATGACGGCTACCGCAGTTTTCTGACCGGCGCCATGCCGTTGCTGCGGCGCTACAATTTTCCGGTCACCTTGTTTGTCAACACCGATGCGGTGGGGGGGCGGAATTATCTTTCCTGGAAGGATCTGCAGGCGCTGGAACGGGAAGGAGTGGCGATCGGCCACCACACCGCCTCGCACCTGCACATGATCGACCATCGTCCGGGTGAATCGGAGCTGGCCTGGCGACAGCGGCTCAGGGATGATCTGGCACGGGCCTCAGCGGCCTTTTCGACCCACCTGGAGAAGAGGCCGAGGATTTTCGCCTATCCCTACGGCGAGTATTCGTCCGTGGTTGAGGATCTTGTGCGGCAGGCGGGATTCACGGCTGCCGTCGCTCAACAGTCGGGAGTGGTTTCGGCCGGGACCGACCTGTTCGCCCTGCCTCGCTTTCCCATGGGCGGCCCCTACGCGTCACCGCGCCAGTTCCGGCAGAAACTGCGGATGTTTTCATTGCCGGTGGAGGTTCTTTCGCCGTCCGGCCCGCTGCTTGACGAGGGGAACAATCCGCCGCTGCTTGAATTCCGCCTGGCAGGCGATCTGGTCGATCCGCGTCGTCTGCAGTGCTATGTTCCCGGGCAGCCTCCGGCAGAAATTCAGGCTGTACCCGGGACTCAGGACCGTTTCCGGGTGAGGGCCGGCCTGCCGCTTGCCGGGCGGCGCAGCAAGTACACCCTGACAGCGCCGTTGAGAAAGGGTGGCTGGGCCTGGTTCAGCTATTTGTGGATTCGGCCTTCGGTGCCGGAGGGCGGCTATTGA
- a CDS encoding histidine triad nucleotide-binding protein, which yields MPDNCIFCKIIAGEIPGNFVYQDDEIVVVEDIAPQAPHHYLLLPKKHIPTTLDLDLEDRELVGHIHRVAARIARDKGFADEGFRIVNNCNEGGGQVVWHLHFHLLGGRRMGWPPG from the coding sequence ATGCCGGACAACTGCATCTTCTGTAAAATCATCGCCGGTGAGATCCCGGGAAATTTCGTTTATCAGGACGATGAGATCGTTGTTGTCGAAGATATCGCGCCGCAGGCGCCGCACCATTACCTGCTGCTGCCGAAAAAGCATATCCCGACCACCCTCGATCTGGACCTTGAAGACCGGGAACTGGTCGGCCATATTCACCGGGTGGCCGCGCGGATCGCCCGGGATAAGGGATTCGCGGACGAAGGGTTCCGGATCGTGAACAACTGCAATGAAGGCGGCGGCCAGGTCGTCTGGCACCTTCATTTCCACCTCCTCGGCGGACGGCGCATGGGCTGGCCTCCGGGTTAG